A single Brassica rapa cultivar Chiifu-401-42 chromosome A04, CAAS_Brap_v3.01, whole genome shotgun sequence DNA region contains:
- the LOC103863692 gene encoding magnesium transporter MRS2-4-like: MSLRMISLLTYLLNLSGVKSLTNFYPNWEFLIFTLQLEGGREKSIIVNLENIKAIVTANEVLLLDPLRPQVLSLIDQLKKQFPQRNVPEGIQSSQEAEEGFQSELPFEFQVLESAFEVVCSFFDTRVTSLETEALSVLAELIEKVTTENLSIVRSLKSNFTCLIASVQKVKDEIEHLLDDDKDMAEFYLTRKVIQSQQEDVEDLEMLLEAYLIQVEGTRNKLHTMRKYIDDTEDYVKIKQKDKRNRLLVFKLMINRASFAISAGTLVVSLFGMNIPIPLYSTNGVFGYLVLDVFVMCIVLFVVTFGKAGWKKLL; the protein is encoded by the exons ATGTCTCTACGCATGATTAGCTTGCTGACATATTTACTAAACCTCTCGGGCGTAAAGAGTTTGACGAATTTTTACCCAAATTGGGAGTTCTTGATCTTCACTCTCCAACTTGAGGGGG GCAGGGAGAAATCTATTATTGTCAATTTAGAGAACATCAAGGCGATAGTTACCGCAAACGAAGTGTTGCTGCTGGATCCTCTCCGCCCTCAAGTACTTTCCCTCATTGACCAACTAAAGAAACAGTTTCCTCAGAGGAATGTACCGGAAGGTATACAATCTTCGCAAGAAGCTGAAGAGGGCTTTCAGAGTGAGCTTCCATTTGAATTTCAGGTCCTCGAGAGTGCATTCGAGGTTGTCTGCTCTTTCTTTGATACCAGAGTTACATCCTTGGAGACAGAAGCTTTGTCTGTTCTTGCTGAACTAATTGAGAAAGTCACCACGGAGAATCTTAGCATCGTACGAAGCTTGAAAAGTAATTTCACATGCTTAATAGCCAGTGTACAAAAGGTGAAAGATGAAATTGAACATTTATTAGATGATGATAAAGACATGGCAGAGTTCTACTTAACAAGGAAAGTCATCCAGAGCCAGCAAGAGGACGTGGAGGATCTGGAGATGTTGCTGGAAGCATATTTGATACAAGTGGAGGGAACGCGGAACAAGCTCCATACAATGAGGAAATACATTGACGACACAGAAGACTACGTGAAGATAAAACAGAAAGATAAACGTAACCGCTTGCTTGTGTTTAAGCTGATGATAAATAGAGCTTCTTTTGCAATATCTGCAGGGACATTAGTCGTCAGCTTATTCGGAATGAACATACCGATTCCGCTGTACAGCACAAATGGCGTCTTTGGTTACTTGGTGTTGGATGTTTTTGTGATGTGCATTGTGCTTTTCGTGGTTACCTTTGGCAAGGCTGGGTGGAAGAAGCTGCTTTGA